CCGAGGGCCTCACCGATGCAGGCCATGGTGTTGGCCGTGTACATGCCGCCGCAGGCGCCTTCACCCGGGCAGATGGCCTTTTCGATGCGGGTGAGGTCCTCCATGCTCATCTTGCCAGCGGCGCACGCGCCCACTGCTTCGAAGGCATCAATGAGGGTGACTTCCTTTTCGGAGCCGTCCTCGAGCTTGACCCAGCCGGGCATGATGGAGCCGGCGTAGAGGAAGACGCTGGCCAGGTCCAGGCGGGCGGCCGCCATCAGCATGCCGGGCAGGGACTTGTCGCAGCCGGCCAGCAGGACCGAGCCGTCGATCCGCTCTGCCTGCATGACGGTCTCAACGGAGTCGGCGATGACTTCGCGTGAGACCAGGGAGAAATGCATGCCTTCGTGGCCCATGGAGATGCCGTCGGAGACGGAGATGGTGCCGAACTGCATGGGGAACCCGCCGCCGGCATGGACGCCTTCCTTGGCGCCCTGCGCGAGGCGGTTAAGGGAGAGGTTGCAGGGGGTGATCTCGTTCCATGAACTGGCAACGCCGATCTGGGGCTTCGCGAAATCGTCATCGCCCATGCCTACGGCACGGAACATGCCACGCGCCGGGGCAGCGTGGATGCCGTCGGTGACCACCCGGCTGCGAGGTTTGATGTCGGGCTTGTTCTCAGTTTTTGCTGGGGCGTCGGCGCTCATGGCTCAAAGTCTATGACTCCCGCGCCAATGCGGAAGACCAAAATCCCCCGTTTTGGGCCGATTCCATGAATATTTCGACCATATTGTGGACAGTAGTCTCAGATATTGAGACGCGCGCATGCCTCCGCGTTCCCGGCGGGAGGCGGCGGGGAACGGCCGGGGGACGTGGACCGTCGCTGAACCGGCGTCCTCTCCTCGCAGCGACCTAGACAGTCCTGTTCGCACCGACGTACCGTCAAGAAACGGCAACCATGCCATCCGGACTGAAAGGCCCAGCTGTGGATATTGTCTTCTGGATCATTGTGATTGTGCTGATTGTCGGCATTGTGTGGTGGCTGCTGAACCGAAGCAACTCTTCGGATAAGGGCGGCACGGCTCAGGGCGGCGCGGCTCAGGGCGGCATGCCGGCCCGGCGGGCAGAGGGCGCCCTGTCCGGCGGAAGCGCTGCGGCCTCAGCGGAAGCTGCCGGCACCGCCGGCCTTCCCGGTGCCGCAGGTTTTGGCGCCCCTGCGGAACCCACGCCGCCCACCACGGCCGAGGAGGACCTGGTGCCGTCCGATACGTCCGGCCACCAGTCCGCCGGGACATCCGCCGTGGCATCGGAGTCCGCCGGCCAAAGAAACGTTGGTGGAGGGCGCGAGGCCAGCACTGCAAAGGACTCTGTGGCAGCAGAAAACCCGGAGTTCGGGGCCTCCGCGGCTGAGGCAGATATGCCGGTCGCCGAGGAACACCGCGAGGCTGAAGATTCAGCAACCGGCCAAGAGTCTTCCAGGCAGAGCGGGCCAATCGCCCCCGAGGCTGCCGCCGCCGGGCCGGGAGCCACAGGCCGCCAGGCCGAGGATGAGTGGGAAACGCAGTGGTCAGAAACCGGCGGCTCGGCCCACCCGGCGGCGACCGGCCTGAGTGGAGGCGCTGCCGGCGGTGCTGCCGCTGCCGCTGCAGCCGCCGGCTCCGCAGCCTCACCGCGGACTGAATCGGTGCCTGCCGAACCGGCTGCGTCACCGGAGTTAGCCCCGGAAACAACCGAAGGCACCCACTACGTCCACCACTCGGAGTACACAGACCCGCATGCCCCCACGCTTCCGGGAGCCGAGACTGCGGCGGCGGACGAGCTGACGAGCGATCTGCCGGCCGGCCCCGCGGGCCATGATTCAGCCACCATGCTCGGGCAGGCGGCGCCGGGCAACGAACCCGGAACGCACAGGGCATCTCCTGCGGGCCACGAGCCCGCCGCGGAACTTGCCGCCGAACCTGCCGCCGAACCAATCGGCCACCTCGCGGCGGAGCAGCCCTACGGCGCCGGCTCCGCCTCGCCGGGCCCTGACGGCAGGGGACCTGCAGACTACGCGGTCAAGGGTGACGCCCGCGCGATGGTCTACTACGAGGAAGGGCACCCCGACTATGAGCAGACCACGGCAGATGTCTGGTTCGAGTCCGAGGCCCATGCAGAGGCTGCGGGGTTCCGGCCGCCCCGGCGGACGCGCCTCTGACCACGCCGCAGGACGGGGGCGGACAGCCCGGACCGCCGGGTTCCGTTCCGGCGCGATGGCGCTGTGCGCCGCACTGCTGCTGTCCGGATGCACCGGGAACGGAAACGGCACCCCGACAGGCGGCAGTAAGCCCACCGGCACGGCCTCCGCGTCGGCGGGCGGCCAGGGCGGCCACGCCACGGGCGCTGCTGCCGCCCCGGCGGTCCTCAAACGCCTCGACCTGCAGCTCGAGATTCCCTGGGCCGCCGTATTCCTGCCGAACGGCACGGCCGTCATTTCTGAGCGTGAAACTGCGCTGCTCAAGGCCGTAAAGGACGACCACGCCACCACCATCGGCCGGGTCCCGGGAGTCAGCCCTGCCGGCGAAGGTGGACTCCTCGGCCTTGCCCTCCCCCCCGCCTTTGCCTCCGACGGCTACCTGTACCTCTACTACACCTCGCCGCAGGACAACCGGATCGCCAGGACCAAACTGACAGAAAAACCCGGCGGGTCGTTGGCCTTTGGTGATCCGGAGATTGTTTTCACCGGCATCCCCAAAGCAACAACCCACAACGGCGGCAGAATCCGGTTCGGCCCCGACGGGTACTTGTATGTTGGCACGGGTGATTCGCAGCGCCGGGAGCAGCCCCAGGACCCCAACGCGCTCGGCGGCAAGATCCTCAGGATCACCACGGACGGCAAGCCCGCCCCCGGCAACCCGTTCGGCAACGCGGTATACAGCCTCGGGCACCGGAACGTCCAGGGACTGGCCTGGGACAGCGAAGGGCGGCTGTGGGCCAGCGAATTCGGCCCCGACGTCAATGACGAGCTGAACCTCATCCTGCCTGGCGGGAATTACGGGTGGCCGGCCGTGACCGGTGCGCCGCATCGCAAGGAGTACCTGGATGCCAAGGTCGTCTGGCCTTCGACGGCGGATTCTTCACCCAGCGGGCTGGAAATCGCCGGCTCCACCGCATATCTGGGCGCCCTCCGCGGACAGCGGCTGTGGACCGTTGCCCTGAGCGGTGAGGATGCGGGCGCACCTGTGTCCCATTTCACAGGGGAGTATGGCCGGATCCGGGATGTCATCCGGACCCCCGAGGGCGGATTTTGGCTGCTCAGCAACAACCAAAACCCTGATTTTGTGCTGGTTCTGGCGCCGCCGGCCTGACATCCCCACACCGCGCTCCGTCGATTTCACATGCACCGGAAGTTCGTGTAGAGTTTCATGTCGTTGCGGAGATCAACCGGGAAAGAAAAAGCCACGGAGATCACCGCAAAGAGATGCACCTCTAGCTCAATTGGCAGAGCAATTGACTCTTAATCAATGGGTTCCGGGTTCAAGTCCCGGGGGGTGCACCACGGAAACCCCGTCTTCATGGCCACAAGCCAGAAGGCGGGGTTTCGCTTTGCCCGAAAGTTCCTCCCGCCGATACCGCACACTGGTCCCCGCTCGAACGCTGGTCTGAAACTGAGCTCCTGCTAGACGTTCATCTGTGCCCGGCGGTGCCGCAGCTCCCGGATAGCGCGGTTCAAGGGTGACCCGGTGATGGGCATACATGGGGCTACCACCCAGCCGCCGCGCCGACCCTCCAGCACCGCCGCGTTCTTGGCGTGCAGGTCACCGTTTCCCGTCAGCCAGGCGAAGTGGAACTGCAGGTAGAGATTCCTGCTGGCCACGGCCCGGGCCTTGCATAGGCCGGCCAACGCCAGCACGCCCGTTCCGGTCAGTGACGACGCTGTGCCTGGCGACAGGTATCTTGAGCGCCTTCGCCGCCGTGAGGTGCGCCGCTTCATTAATGACCAGGTGAGCATGCCGCGGCGGGTCCAGCTTAAGCAGGTAGCGGCGGTTGGCCAGGGCAAGCGGAGTGGTCAGCATGGAGGCGCTTGCTTTGGCCTGGAACGTCGGCACCGACTGCCAGTAGCAGGCTGAGCTCGTCGCCCAGGCTGGTCTTCACAGCGTTCTTCGGCACGGTGAGCCGGTGCCCCTCGGGCAGGAGCCCTGAGAAGAAGGCAGGCAGCGCCCCGCTGCCCGTTTCCACAGGCTCGGCGGCGAGGGGCAGGGTGGTGCTGACGGGAGGGCCGCTCGAAACGAGGTAGTCGGTGGCGTAGGAGAAGGCAACACTCCCCTGCTCAGTCCTCTCCAGGTGGCCGGCCAGCCTGCCGGCCTTGTAGACGTTGGCGCTGCGCACAAATTTAAGGCGGCGCAAATCCTCAGTCATCGGTGACCCTGAGATGCAGGCCCACCGCGTTGGCCGCCGCGGTAACCAACTATGAGGAGGCAACGCTCAACCCGCAAGATAATTCAGAAACGAGGTGCGGGCTCTAACCTAGCGGGGCGCCGTCCACGAGGGCACGGGCAGCCGGTG
The window above is part of the Pseudarthrobacter sp. IC2-21 genome. Proteins encoded here:
- a CDS encoding PQQ-dependent sugar dehydrogenase, which codes for MALCAALLLSGCTGNGNGTPTGGSKPTGTASASAGGQGGHATGAAAAPAVLKRLDLQLEIPWAAVFLPNGTAVISERETALLKAVKDDHATTIGRVPGVSPAGEGGLLGLALPPAFASDGYLYLYYTSPQDNRIARTKLTEKPGGSLAFGDPEIVFTGIPKATTHNGGRIRFGPDGYLYVGTGDSQRREQPQDPNALGGKILRITTDGKPAPGNPFGNAVYSLGHRNVQGLAWDSEGRLWASEFGPDVNDELNLILPGGNYGWPAVTGAPHRKEYLDAKVVWPSTADSSPSGLEIAGSTAYLGALRGQRLWTVALSGEDAGAPVSHFTGEYGRIRDVIRTPEGGFWLLSNNQNPDFVLVLAPPA
- a CDS encoding HipA N-terminal domain-containing protein — protein: MTEDLRRLKFVRSANVYKAGRLAGHLERTEQGSVAFSYATDYLVSSGPPVSTTLPLAAEPVETGSGALPAFFSGLLPEGHRLTVPKNAVKTSLGDELSLLLAVGADVPGQSKRLHADHSACPGQPPLPA